The Primulina eburnea isolate SZY01 chromosome 13, ASM2296580v1, whole genome shotgun sequence genome includes a region encoding these proteins:
- the LOC140810590 gene encoding small ribosomal subunit protein eS25y, which produces MAPKKEKAPPPASKPAKSGGGKQKKKKWSKGKQKEKVNNMVMFDKATYDKLLSEAPKYKLITPSVLSDRLRINGSLARRAIRELMAKGLIRMVSVHSSQQIYTRATNT; this is translated from the exons ATG GCGCCGAAGAAGGAAAAAGCTCCTCCGCCAGCATCCAAGCCAGCGAAGTCCGGTGGCGGAAAACAGAAGAAGAAG AAATGGAGCAAGGGTAAGCAAAAGGAGAAGGTGAACAACATGGTGATGTTTGATAAGGCGACCTACGACAAACTGCTGTCCGAGGCTCCTAAGTACAAGCTCATCACTCCTTCCGTTCTTTCCGACCGTCTCAGA ATCAATGGATCACTGGCAAGGAGGGCCATTAGAGAATTGATGGCTAAAGGTTTGATCAGAATGGTGTCAGTTCATTCAAGCCAGCAGATTTACACTAGAGCCACCAACACTTAG
- the LOC140808942 gene encoding uncharacterized protein, with product MDMFKFNDVRIEKANISRYRRLERMATLFRFVELCFFLIIISKFSSKFPLSFQSSSEYFRGISVKLISPRFVFVVGNVIILVLFLKSGEFAAKNGGKPSDLYEEYVEKCRRDQETCVTEEKIAAIADHGNKYGVCSDERKIHRSCSDQNLAKAATHVNQLRRTMTEEYRKSAANRRGSSKLEDDMSGEEFRRTVEAFIARQQRFLREEEEEST from the coding sequence ATGGACATGTTCAAGTTTAACGACGTAAGAATTGAGAAAGCGAACATCTCGAGGTATCGAAGACTTGAGAGGATGGCCACTTTGTTCAGATTTGTGGAGCTGTGCTTTTTCTTGATCATCATCTCCAAGTTCTCCAGTAAGTTCCCGTTGTCTTTCCAATCATCCAGCGAATATTTCAGGGGTATCTCAGTCAAGTTGATAAGCCCGCGATTCGTTTTCGTGGTGGGAAACGTTATTATACTCGTGTTGTTCTTGAAATCCGGGGAATTCGCAGCCAAAAATGGCGGAAAACCCTCAGATCTTTACGAGGAGTACGTGGAAAAATGTCGAAGGGATCAGGAAACATGCGTTACAGAAGAGAAGATAGCTGCAATAGCAGATCATGGTAATAAATATGGTGTTTGTTCTGATGAAAGGAAGATACACCGGAGTTGTTCTGATCAGAATCTCGCGAAAGCAGCCACGCATGTCAACCAGCTGAGGCGGACCATGACGGAGGAGTACAGGAAAAGTGCTGCGAATCGCCGTGGTTCTTCCAAGCTGGAGGATGATATGAGCGGTGAAGAGTTCCGGAGAACCGTGGAGGCGTTTATAGCAAGGCAGCAGAGGTTTCTGAGGGAAGAAGAGGAGGAAAGTACTTAG
- the LOC140808941 gene encoding diaminopimelate decarboxylase 1, chloroplastic-like, with protein sequence MAASNLLSQTPKTLCPKPRHSNLFFTHSSLPFKPRPISGPAGSLQARSPKAVLSPAEPKTQKFQHCFTKSEDGFLCCEGVKVEEIMEVVERRPFYLYSKPQITRNVEAYREALEGLTSVIGYAIKANNNLKILEHLRSLGCGAVLVSGNELKLALRAGFDPTRCVFNGNGKILEDLVLAAQEGVFVNIDSEFDLENIVAASRISGKKVNVLLRINPDVDPQVHAYVATGNKNSKFGIRNEKLQWFLDAVKAHPNELKLVGAHCHLGSTITKVDIFRDAAVLMVNYIDEIRSQGFEINYLNIGGGLGIDYYHTGAVLPTPRDLIDTVRELVLSRNLNLIIEPGRSLIANSCCLVNRVTGVKTNGTKNFIVIDGSMAELIRPSLYGAYQHIELVSPPSPSAEVSTFDVVGPVCESADFLGKDRELPTPDRGTGLVVHDAGAYCMSMASTYNLKMRPPEYWVEDDGSVSKIRHGETFEDHLRFFEGL encoded by the exons ATGGCGGCTTCAAATCTCCTCTCTCAAACCCCTAAAACCCTCTGCCCAAAACCACGCCAttcaaacttatttttcacacaCTCAAGTCTACCATTCAAACCCAGGCCCATTTCAGGACCCGCAGGTTCGCTACAAGCCCGTTCTCCGAAGGCAGTTCTGTCCCCGGCAGAACCCAAAACCCAGAAATTTCAGCACTGTTTCACGAAATCAGAGGATGGGTTCTTGTGTTGTGAGGGAGTCAAAGTTGAGGAAATCATGGAAGTTGTGGAAAGAAGACCCTTTTATTTGTACAGCAAGCCTCAGATTACTCGGAATGTTGAGGCGTATAGAGAAGCTTTGGAGGGGTTGACTTCGGTTATTGGGTATGCAATTAAGGCGAATAACAATCTCAAGATTCTGGAGCATTTACGAAGTTTGGGATGTGGGGCTGTTTTGGTTAGTGGGAACGAGCTGAAGTTGGCTCTCCGTGCTGGTTTTGATCCTACAAG GTGTGTCTTTAATGGGAATGGGAAAATCTTGGAGGACCTTGTCTTGGCTGCCCAAGAAGGAGTTTTTGTCAACATCGACAGTGAATTTGATTTGGAAAACATTGTGGCTGCTTCAAGAATTTCTGGAAAGAAAGTTAATGTGCTTTTACGCATCAATCCAGATGTTGATCCTCAG GTCCATGCTTACGTTGCAACAGGAAATAAGAATTCCAAATTTGGCATTAGAAATGAGAAGCTACAGTGGTTCTTAGATGCTGTGAAGGCACACCCTAATGAACTCAAGCTTGTTGGGGCCcactgtcatctcgggtctacTATTACAAAG GTAGATATTTTTAGAGATGCTGCTGTCTTGATGGTAAACTATATAGACGAGATTCGTTCTCAAGGTTTTGAAATAAACTACTTAAACATTGGAGGCGGTCTGGGGATTGATTATTATCATACTGGAGCAGTTCTTCCGACTCCTCGAGACCTTATTGATACC GTTCGGGAGTTGGTTCTTTCACGAAATCTCAATCTAATTATTGAACCTGGAAGATCACTTATTGCCAACTCTTGCTGCTTGGTCAATCGTGTAACCGGGGTCAAAACCAACGGGACTAAAAATTTTATAGTGATTGATGGCAGCATGGCAGAACTTATCCGCCCAAGTTTGTATGGAGCTTACCAG CACATAGAACTGGTGTCCCCTCCATCTCCAAGTGCCGAGGTTTCGACTTTTGATGTGGTTGGCCCCGTTTGCGAGTCTGCAGATTTCTTGGGGAAGGATAGGGAATTACCAACGCCTGATAGG GGAACTGGATTGGTCGTACATGATGCTGGTGCTTACTGCATGAGCATGGCTTCGACTTACAATCTCAAGATGCGTCCACCCGAATACTGG GTTGAAGATGATGGATCAGTGTCCAAGATCCGGCACGGGGAGACGTTTGAAGACCATTTAAGATTTTTTGAAGGCCTTTAA